In one window of Elusimicrobiota bacterium DNA:
- a CDS encoding DUF3307 domain-containing protein, whose translation MNIFWRLMFGHLLCDFTLQTNFINRWKRTSMWGLLAHCAMHPVAYLIIAWPFLGDFWIENAFFRLNGWTCIAIIFITHFLEDWWRVYTIFKYGMPDNTLFFAWDQVIHYAVIFSVAPLAVTTTPVAGFFPEKWPVLGCLFVLVTHACTVLIYFLEKDLHGADYPADDEKHLAMAERLVLALCFLFPTPLGAGLLAAGWLGVMFFLRRRRLFDLTAFTFYMGAAVSVICGVAARFVYYS comes from the coding sequence ATGAACATTTTCTGGCGGCTGATGTTCGGCCACCTGCTCTGCGATTTCACGCTCCAGACGAACTTCATCAACCGCTGGAAGCGCACGAGCATGTGGGGCCTCCTCGCGCATTGCGCGATGCATCCCGTCGCGTACCTGATCATCGCCTGGCCCTTCCTCGGCGACTTCTGGATCGAGAACGCCTTCTTCCGCCTGAACGGCTGGACCTGCATCGCGATCATCTTCATCACGCACTTCCTCGAGGACTGGTGGCGCGTGTACACCATCTTCAAGTACGGGATGCCGGACAACACCTTGTTCTTCGCCTGGGACCAGGTCATCCACTACGCGGTGATCTTCTCCGTGGCCCCGCTGGCCGTCACGACGACGCCCGTGGCGGGCTTCTTCCCCGAGAAGTGGCCGGTGCTCGGCTGCCTGTTCGTGCTCGTCACCCACGCCTGCACGGTGCTCATCTACTTCCTCGAGAAGGACCTCCACGGGGCCGATTATCCCGCCGACGACGAGAAGCACCTCGCGATGGCCGAGCGCCTCGTGCTGGCGCTGTGCTTCCTGTTCCCGACGCCGCTCGGCGCCGGGCTGCTCGCGGCGGGCTGGCTCGGGGTGATGTTCTTCCTGCGCCGGCGCCGCCTCTTCGACCTGACCGCCTTCACCTTCTACATGGGCGCGGCCGTCTCCGTGATCTGCGGCGTCGCCGCCCGATTCGTCTACTACTCGTAA